A window from Temnothorax longispinosus isolate EJ_2023e chromosome 1, Tlon_JGU_v1, whole genome shotgun sequence encodes these proteins:
- the LOC139820992 gene encoding uncharacterized protein isoform X2 has protein sequence MSQTPKEDADAMKANTAATKIQANFRGYRVRKQLKESTQRRRPQQQQQQNHQLQLQDQQRNQQKQEHTKPKDHLLKRQSTREALEEKSATKIQAGIRGFLVRKRQQVVQAAATRIQAGFRGFKTRKLLKQNGQ, from the coding sequence ATGTCGCAGACCCCGAAGGAGGACGCCGACGCGATGAAGGCCAACACGGCGGCGACGAAGATCCAGGCCAATTTCCGCGGGTACCGTGTGCGCAAGCAGCTGAAGGAATCCACGCAGCGTCGTCGtccgcagcagcagcagcagcagaatCATCAGCTGCAGCTGCAGGACCAGCAGCGGAATCAGCAGAAGCAGGAGCATACGAAGCCGAAGGACCATTTGCTGAAGAGACAGAGCACTCGGGAGGCGCTCGAGGAGAAGTCGGCGACGAAGATCCAGGCGGGCATTCGCGGCTTCCTGGTGCGGAAGAGGCAGCAGGTCGTTCAGGCCGCGGCGACGAGGATTCAGGCCGGCTTCCGTGGCTTCAAGACGCGAAAATTGCTGAAGCAGAACGGTCAGTAG
- the LOC139820992 gene encoding uncharacterized protein isoform X1 → MSQTPKEDADAMKANTAATKIQANFRGYRVRKQLKESTQRRRPQQQQQQNHQLQLQDQQRNQQKQEHTKPKDHLLKRQSTREALEEKSATKIQAGIRGFLVRKRQQVVQAAATRIQAGFRGFKTRKLLKQNAFCGFPCDSDETLRLDRRRGRKRRFRF, encoded by the exons ATGTCGCAGACCCCGAAGGAGGACGCCGACGCGATGAAGGCCAACACGGCGGCGACGAAGATCCAGGCCAATTTCCGCGGGTACCGTGTGCGCAAGCAGCTGAAGGAATCCACGCAGCGTCGTCGtccgcagcagcagcagcagcagaatCATCAGCTGCAGCTGCAGGACCAGCAGCGGAATCAGCAGAAGCAGGAGCATACGAAGCCGAAGGACCATTTGCTGAAGAGACAGAGCACTCGGGAGGCGCTCGAGGAGAAGTCGGCGACGAAGATCCAGGCGGGCATTCGCGGCTTCCTGGTGCGGAAGAGGCAGCAGGTCGTTCAGGCCGCGGCGACGAGGATTCAGGCCGGCTTCCGTGGCTTCAAGACGCGAAAATTGCTGAAGCAGAACG CATTTTGCGGATTCCCTTGTGACTCGGACGAAACCCTGCGATTGGATCGGAGGCGCGGAAGGAAACGACGATttcgattttaa
- the Emre gene encoding essential MCU regulator, mitochondrial — protein MLLHRVTPLFRGGTILKETSAISKPFLRSTITTPSGAILPEPKRTPFSFLGVVSSVIFGLLVGATISKNVANFLEENELFVPSDDDDDDDD, from the coding sequence ATGCTGTTGCACAGAGTGACGCCGTTGTTTCGCGGGGGGACTATTCTCAAGGAGACGAGCGCGATATCCAAGCCATTTCTTCGGTCGACGATCACCACGCCGTCCGGGGCGATCCTGCCCGAGCCGAAGAGGACCCCGTTCAGCTTCCTGGGCGTCGTCAGCAGCGTGATATTCGGCCTGCTGGTCGGCGCCACGATCAGCAAGAACGTGGCCAACTTCCTGGAGGAAAACGAGCTCTTCGTCCCCtctgacgacgacgacgacgatgacgactaG
- the LOC139820944 gene encoding uncharacterized protein, with translation MLSPTPPIDRPSLRPGTGYLIAPRVPHGLATVVESLTREVLRHRPEDIYVFAARHFEKLLKLREEYHAEEYSDREFNHEFSRDFNLWPRKETQRRPSNGGWSLEKEIEIFERREQVLVDVEESQEDVSTGRENRKASKQTCSRDPATAKKTSKKSKDNGTTSDVRTTRIISQMTALHGPGKNIQTKDIKQELRKNKLSGEKSKAADSVEKGIRGDRRSKTRVSKKDKNPEEEVERATTTSSSRTSARRPLKKVRRIETESETETEQEVAAKTGLEDGHARSIVKNDGASRETIARTGSKERRPDARLSEHSSERKVSSRALSMDRIRAYVLRKFASTASLEVLRSPTYVEQVQEVIDRAAPIIKEKLEEIGQPRGKRSRSVDLAWNGESFHRHVREERRHGAEEESRREKSGNGLERRANIVRKEEVEDSFGRDETILNAEREEKKLRRRSAGSGKRSRRRESTGDFGVVDQVDDNSKHGNKLEHESGATRDTLEARLTATQSILEDISKSTSELGGARRSDTAGSDPSESEISGDHANGVSLPVVRPRSSRNSRSASKNGSVDNLTLPPISPEAPKSTKKRNELSLPVLPTASNNGNHSARKPQEQDISKDAEEASTMHDITSDMEDIAVLPVNEDAIVDAKQDSGNVRQDLTSDVRFINGEERMRDEDALVKLDEKRGSLEEFEELEELEEGRRSEEVFRDSLNVTPEVANVVPLRPDSLEPDEDEVKLQDDNADPARENAFDRLKDKLIEIEMAERSIEKALACQQVVTCDIGEMTSQVEKSVTDGKINEAREPTNEAEEAVSEIRKSTDAEKIPINKDDGKRKKNNDDEKRTDDIEKIKDVTETSNKTEDLNIEERLTNKKEKIKSEIKESTNKTENSRNKVETLANGIKKSATGNEEENLKNKAKVLKNGVEKTTDQTEITTKATENEIKAQDGRSMDKTEKSMNEKLSNGNQIVEELAVKVHVKNVQSINPRSHSKDSQITEVVETDGDNTTTSKKGAENADANGFSKGTTSGNTTVKSKCPTTNLPSENGRTKARKKRESDKLPVTMPLSLEVPYSYVLSEGSPCEIPDSVTTVIIPDRPCPSPVTLEDEDYQLEPTSRKEESLTRFDMAKEISKDEKREEDQHGSVMEVFGEYIRPEPAVLPVDTDFMRGVKKPSQDIMIAHQDLDKIREEAEEEEEKEDGERKEIESHQERKNDKETVKEEEIKKVAMLEDIVEHEETEETDARTIGSKDAEEISSPGVLEYESLSDTKDLTVDTGVTNEGRAEVTVELSAPENSSEESGSTQGTHTTTSSDVKESTAESNRSIESPSPGRPVVPELNLDSLQDNTVSSFKITENGTQKEDNGSPRESDATTSLIEPLTSDERLVNRLASADHEEEIVAEELTESGLQSEIPEADQLYRAEHAEYEWLGKDPLSTEINLEDEARSQKDSIGLRASSEDAAQIGSLLREKGEAEELGSEEEIARELIDLLDKDVQFRTEKLDLKKGSGKSEKSNLDVDDESNQLLSESMHSMSVEREKKDHEDSLDKIDNVMRTEASSELSGNVVDTNQDNNDKKSPMMNKETEKIKPKVAEEACTENSQVAPLAQFEQELLEENNRLDTADEKITVQSKPDIINADRTDIQEKLEEKQASVEELPERQSSKIEDPNRKREKVEQEELQSQEKYEQEKLEVHEECEQKKLETHEECKQEKLHVQEEIEQEKLHVQEKIEQEKLHVQEEIEQKKLKIESKSDEENVKEKMEEEIVGVTAVPLEVTESRKDSLNESMKHDNGHEETEPNTRDESIIDERTGKDAENEKKEKTKDLSGKIERLKSVHGPITSAISEQSVEGRSRFGYWTTETKSSTVETVIEASDSNTSTDERMEIVADVPEIVADESLIRKKDDFHSAVVKIQACIRGFLTRRRERRSLRSELVSNNVPSTQKTVTSGRLAVPQDTLSLREARRLRREEALRNTTLSLENAFATGRLQHTGEFHDSVPLFPFDLTNSKINSVISNDSSDEEIDIEEANPPDTTKSSANGGDPAPRRRTPTR, from the exons ATGCTAAGCCCGACCCCGCCGATCGATCGTCCCAGCCTGCGTCCTGGCACAGGATACCTCATCGCGCCGCGGGTGCCCCACGGTCTTGCGACCGTGGTCGAAAGTCTCACAAGGGAGGTCCTGCGTCATCGTCCCGAGGACATATACGTCTTTGCGGCCCGCCACTTCGAGAAGCTGCTGAAGCTGCGGGAGGAGTACCATGCCGAGGAGTACAGCGATCGCGAATTCAACCATGAATTCAGTCGCGATTTTAATCTGTGGCCCAGGAAGGAGACCCAGCGAAGACCTTCCAACGGCGGTTGGTCCTTGGAGAAGGAGATCGAGATCTTCGAGAGGCGTGAACAGGTGCTCGTCGACGTGGAGGAGAGTCAGGAGGACGTTTCCACCGGCAGAGAAAATCGAAAAGCGTCGAAGCAGACGTGCTCGCGAGATCCTGCGACTGCGAAGAAAACCTCGAAGAAATCAAAGGACAACGGGACAACGTCGGACGTTCGCACGACGAGGATCATCTCGCAGATGACCGCTCTTCACGGTCCCGGCAAAAATATTCAGACTAAAGATATTAAGCAGGAACTCAGAAAGAACAAGCTGAGCGGGGAGAAGTCGAAGGCGGCCGATAGTGTGGAGAAAGGGATTCGAGGAGATAGGCGATCTAAAACGAGGGTTTCCAAGAAGGACAAAAATCCTGAAGAGGAGGTCGAACGTGCTACAACGACGAGCTCGAGTAGAACGTCCGCAAGGAGACCGCTGAAGAAGGTGCGCCGAATCGAGACCGAGTCCGAGACCGAAACGGAACAAGAAGTCGCGGCCAAGACCGGACTTGAAGATgg ACATGCGAGATCGATCGTTAAAAATGACGGTGCAAGCCGTGAAACGATTGCTCGAACCGGAAGCAAGGAGAGAAGACCGGACGCGCGACTCTCCGAACATTCCTCCGAGAGGAAAGTATCGTCGAGAGCACTTAGCATGGATCGAATCAGGGCGTATGTGTTGCGCAAATTCGCGAGCACCGCGAGTCTGGAGGTCCTACGATCGCCTACGTACGTGGAACAGGTGCAGGAGGTGATCGATCGCGCGGCGCCGATCATCAAAGAGAAGTTAGAGGAGATCGGACAACCGCGGGGAAAGCGTTCGAGATCGGTCGACCTCGCCTGGAACGGGGAATCGTTTCATCGGCACGTTCGAGAAGAGAGGAGACATGGCGCTGAAGAAGAAAGCAGAAGAGAAAAGAGTGGTAACGGGCTGGAACGGAGAGCCAATATCGTGAGGAAAGAGGAGGTGGAAGATTCTTTCGGAAGGGACGAGACGATTCTGAAcgcggagagagaggagaagaaacTCAGGAGGCGCAGCGCAGGATCGGGCAAAAGATCGAGAAGACGCGAGAGCACGGGCGACTTCGGCGTCGTCGATCAGGTCGACGACAACTCGAAGCATGGTAATAAATTGGAGCACGAGTCtggcgcgacgcgcgacacCTTGGAAGCGAGACTGACCGCCACGCAGAGCATCCTGGAAGATATCTCGAAGTCGACATCCGAGTTGGGCGGTGCTCGCAGGAGCGATACTGCCGGGAGCGATCCGTCGGAATCGGAGATCTCCGGAGATCACGCGAACGGCGTTTCCCTGCCGGTCGTGAGGCCGCGGTCATCCAGGAATTCCAGAAGCGCCAGCAAGAACGGTTCGGTCGACAATCTGACGCTGCCGCCCATCTCACCGGAAGCTCCCAAATCGACGAAGAAGAGGAACGAGCTGTCCTTGCCGGTCCTGCCGACGGCGTCCAACAACGGCAACCATTCCGCCAGGAAACCGCAGGAGCAGGATATCTCGAAGGACGCGGAGGAGGCCTCGACGATGCACGACATTACGAGTGATATGGAAGACATAGCGGTCCTTCCTGTAAACGAAGATGCGATCGTAGATGCGAAGCAGGATTCTGGCAATGTTCGCCAGGACTTAACGTCGGACGTAAGGTTTATCAATGGCGAAGAACGTATGAGAGATGAAGACGCTTTGGTGAAACTCGACGAGAAACGCGGAAGTCTTGAGGAGTTTGAGGAATTGGAGGAACTGGAAGAAGGGAGAAGATCGGAGGAAGTCTTCAGGGATAGTTTAAACGTTACACCGGAAGTGGCGAACGTGGTGCCGCTAAGGCCAGATTCGTTGGAACCTGATGAAGACGAAGTCAAACTTCAAGATGATAATGCGGATCCCGCACGAGAGAACGCGTTCGATAGGCTGAAGGATAAATTGATCGAAATCGAGATGGCGGAACGGAGTATTGAGAAAGCGTTGGCTTGCCAACAGGTCGTGACGTGTGACATCGGCGAAATGACGAGCCAAGTGGAAAAGTCGGTGACTGACGGGAAGATAAATGAAGCGAGAGAGCCGACTAATGAGGCGGAAGAGGCCGTGAGTGAGATACGAAAGTCGACGGACGCGGAAAAAATACCGATAAATAAAGACGAtgggaaaaggaaaaagaacaaCGACGATGAAAAAAGAACGGATGAtatagaaaagataaaagatgtAACAGAAACATCAAATAAAACGgaagatttaaatatagaagaaagattaacaaataaaaaagaaaaaattaagagtGAAATAAAGGAGTCGACTAATAAAACGgaaaattcaagaaataaaGTAGAAACATTAGCgaatggaattaaaaaatcggCGACCGGAAATGAAGAAGAGAACTTAAAGAATAAAGCAAAAGTGTTAAAGAACGGAGTAGAAAAGACGACTGACCAAACGGAAATAACGACAAAAGCAACagaaaatgagataaaagcGCAAGATGGGAGATCAATggataaaactgaaaaatcgATGAacgaaaaattgtcaaatgGCAATCAAATAGTAGAAGAATTAGCGGTTAAAGttcatgtaaaaaatgtgcaaTCTATAAATCCAAGATCGCATAGCAAAGATTCTCAGATTACTGAAGTAGTTGAAACAGACGGTGATAATACAACGACGTCAAAAAAAGGAGCTGAAAATGCAGATGCGAATGGATTTTCTAAGGGTACAACTTCCGGAAATACTACGGTCAAAAGCAAATGTCCCACAACGAATCTTCCGAGCGAGAACGGTAGAACGAAAGCGCGGAAGAAACGCGAGAGTGACAAGTTACCAGTGACGATGCCGCTCTCTTTAGAGGTCCCGTACTCTTATGTTCTCAGCGAAGGTTCTCCCTGCGAGATCCCCGATTCCGTGACGACTGTGATCATCCCGGACAGACCGTGCCCTTCTCCCGTTACCCTGGAGGACGAGGATTATCAGTTGGAACCAACGAGTCGAAAAGAGGAGTCACTTACACGCTTCGATATGGCTAAAGAGATTTCCAAGGACGAAAAACGGGAAGAGGATCAGCATGGATCCGTCATGGAGGTTTTCGGAGAATATATTCGACCGGAACCCGCCGTTCTGCCTGTCGATACCGATTTTATGCGTGGCGTGAAAAAACCAAGCCAGGACATAATGATTGCTCATCAGGACTTGGACAAGATCAGAGAAGAGGctgaagaagaggaagagaaagaagatggCGAACgaaaagagatagagagccATCAAGAAAGGAAGAATGATAAAGAGACGgtaaaagaggaagaaataaagaaggTTGCGATGCTGGAAGACATCGTGGAGCACGAGGAAACTGAAGAAACTGATGCAAGGACAATTGGATCCAAGGATGCTGAGGAGATTTCTTCTCCTGGCGTTCTCGAGTATGAGTCTTTGTCTGACACTAAAGATTTAACGGTTGATACTGGTGTGACAAACGAAGGAAGAGCAGAAGTCACGGTAGAATTAAGCGCGCCGGAGAATTCGTCGGAAGAGAGCGGAAGTACGCAGGGCACCCACACGACCACGTCGAGCGACGTGAAGGAGAGTACTGCGGAGAgcaatcgatcgatcgagagcCCGAGTCCAGGCAGACCGGTAGTGCCGGAACTAAACCTAGATTCGCTCCAGGATAATACGGTGTCGTCTTTTAAGATAACGGAAAACGGAACGCAGAAGGAGGACAACGGCAGTCCTAGGGAGAGCGACGCCACGACGTCTTTGATCGAGCCGTTGACTTCGGACGAGAGGTTGGTGAATCGGCTGGCCTCGGCCGATCACGAAGAAGAAATTGTCGCTGAAGAGTTGACAGAGAGTGGTTTGCAATCAGAGATTCCGGAGGCTGATCAATTGTATCGCGCGGAACACGCGGAGTATGAGTGGCTGGGGAAAGATCCGTTGTCTACGGAAATCAACTTGGAGGATGAAGCGCGATCTCAGAAGGACAGTATTGGTTTGAGAGCTTCATCGGAAGACGCTGCACAAATCGGCTCGCTTTTGCGGGAGAAAGGAGAGGCAGAAGAATTAGGAAGCGAGGAAGAAATCGCGAGAGAATTGATAGATTTGTTGGACAAAGATGTGCAATTTCGCACTGAAAAATTAGATTTGAAAAAAGGTAGCGGAAAATCTGAAAAGAGTAATTTAGATGTGGACGACGAATCTAATCAGCTATTGTCAGAATCTATGCATTCGATGTCAGTTGAGCGAGAAAAGAAGGATCACGAAGATTCTTTAGATAAAATAGATAATGTAATGAGAACTGAAGCGAGTAGCGAATTATCAGGTAACGTGGTGGATACCAACCAAGATAATAACGATAAGAAAAGTCCGATGATGAACAAAGaaactgaaaaaattaaaccgaAAGTGGCGGAGGAAGCATGTACAGAGAATTCACAAGTTGCACCTTTAGCACAATTTGAACAAGAATtgttagaagaaaataatagacTCGACACGGCGGATGAAAAAATTACAGTTCAAAGTAAACCTGATATTATAAATGCGGATCGTACCGATATTCAGGAGAAACTTGAAGAGAAGCAAGCGAGTGTTGAAGAGCTTCCAGAAAGGCAAAGCAGTAAAATTGAAGACCCGAATAGAAAGCGGGAAAAAGTTGAACAAGAAGAGTTGCAAAGTCAGGAGAAATACGAGCaagaaaaattagaagtaCACGAGGAATGCGAGCAAAAGAAACTAGAAACGCACGAGGAATGCAAGCAAGAAAAATTGCACGTTCAAGAAGAAATCGAGCAGGAAAAACTGCACGTTCAAGAAAAAATCGAGCAAGAAAAACTGCACGTTCAAGAAGAAATcgagcaaaaaaaattaaaaattgaaagtaaaagtgatgaagaaaatgtaaaggAAAAAATGGAGGAAGAAATCGTAGGTGTGACAGCAGTGCCTCTAGAAGTAACAGAGTCCAGGAAAGACTCGCTGAACGAGTCGATGAAACACGACAACGGACACGAGGAGACTGAACCAAATACGCGTGATGAATCCATTATTGACGAACGGACAGGAAAAGATGCAGAAAatgagaagaaagagaaaactaAAGATCTTTCAGGGAAGATAGAGAGATTAAAGAGTGTTCACGGGCCAATTACAAGCGCAATATCGGAGCAATCGGTGGAAGGCCGTTCTCGTTTCGGATATTGGACCACAGAGACGAAATCGTCGACCGTGGAAACGGTAATCGAAGCTTCCGATTCCAATACGAGTACAGACGAGAGGATGGAGATTGTTGCCGATGTGCCAGAAATCGTCGCGGACGAATCGCTTATACGGAAGAAAGACGATTTCCACTCTGCGGTCGTAAAAATTCAAGCTT gTATCCGGGGATTTTTAACGCGTCGCCGCGAGCGAAGAAGTTTGAGATCAGAATTGGTTTCGAATAATGTTCCATCGACGCAGAAGACAGTTacg aGCGGTCGTCTAGCGGTACCGCAAGATACTTTGAGTCTACGAGAAGCCAGACGTCTTCGACGAGAGGAAGCTTTGCGGAATACGACACTTTCGTTGGAGAATGCCTTCGCGACGGGTCGGCTTCAACATACCGGCGAGTTTCACGATTCTGTGCCGTTGTTTCCTTTCGATCTGACGAATAGTAAGATTAATTCAGTCATCTCGAATGATTCTTCGGACGAAGAGATTGACATAGAAGAAGCTAATCCACCTGATACTACGAAATCTAGCGCCAACGGGGGTGATCCTGC ACCCCGAAGGAGGACGCCGACGCGATGA
- the Dph5 gene encoding diphthine methyl ester synthase, with the protein MFCGTADDKDKQVGIMFYLIGLGLGDAKDVTVKGLEIIRKCDRVYLESYTSVLTVQQEALEQFYGRSLIVADRELVESNADEILPKREDEEVAFLVVGDPLGATTHTDLVLRAKEKDIQVKVIHNSSILTAVGCCGLQLYSYGEIVSIPYWTDTWQPDSFYEKIASNRQRGLHTLCLLDIKVKEPTSESITKRKKEYMPPRFMSVNEAAGQLIAILDNKIQDGHKDLAFTHQSLAVGLARVGCEDQHIVACSLEDMTRVDLGSPLHCLVIPAEKLHPLELEFLAQYALNKTQFKEMTQSA; encoded by the exons ATGTTTTGCGGAACAGCAGATGACAAGGATAAACAAGTGGGAATCATGTTTTACTTGATAGGATTAGGTCTAGGCGACGCGAAGGACGTCACTGTGAAAGGGCTCGAGATTATTAGGAAATGTGACCGCGTGTACCTGGAATCTTATACCTCTGTCTTGACAGTGCAGCAAGAAGCCTTG GAGCAGTTCTACGGACGTTCCTTGATCGTTGCCGACCGCGAGCTGGTGGAGAGTAACGCAGATGAGATACTGCCGAAGAGAGAGGACGAAGAAGTGGCTTTTCTGGTTGTAGGAGACCCTCTCGGGGCTACCACGCACACGGATCTGGTACTGCGTGCGAAGGAGAAAGACATACAG GTGAAAGTTATACACAATTCGTCGATACTGACTGCGGTTGGTTGCTGTGGCTTGCAACTGTATTCATATGGGGAAATCGTTTCGATTCCATACTGGACCGACACTTGGCAGCCGGATAGCTTTTATGAGAAGATAGCTTCTAATAGACAAAGAGGGCTGCACACACTCTGTCTCTTGGACATCAAAGTTAAGGAGCCTACCTCGGAAAGTATCacgaagagaaaaaaggagtACATGCCTCCGAGATTCATGAGCGTCAATGAGGCTGCTGGTCAACTGATAGCTATACTCGACAATAAGATTCAGGATGGACATAAAGATTTAG CGTTTACGCACCAGAGCTTGGCGGTGGGCTTGGCGCGAGTGGGCTGTGAGGACCAGCACATTGTCGCTTGTTCCCTGGAGGATATGACGCGGGTGGATTTGGGATCGCCGCTACACTGCCTCGTCATCCCGGCGGAAAAGCTTCATCCTCTCGAACTGGAATTTCTCGCGCAGTATGCTCTGAACAAGACTCAGTTCAAAGAAATGACGCAATCAGCATGA